AGAAagattctggttgggatatgtacgtacagtcactgtggggatgacgtcgtcgatgcacttattgatgaaaccgacgactgaggtggtgtactcctcaatgccattggatgaatcccagaacatgttccagtctgtgctagcaaaacagtcctgtagtgtagcatccgcatcatctgaccacttccatattaagcgagtcactggtacttcctgctttagtttttgcttgtaagcaggaatcaggaggatagaattatggtcagatttgccaaatggagggcgggggagagctttgtatgcatctctgtgtgtggcgtaaagaTGGTCTAggaattttttttctctggttgcacatgtgacatgctggtaaaaaattggtaaaactgatttaagtttgcctgcattaaagtccYCGGCCACTtggagtgccgcttctgggtgagcattttcttcttcctTATACAGTTGGTTGAgaacggtcttagtgccagcttcgttctgtggtggtaaatagatggctacgaataatatagatgagaactgtcttggtagatagtgtggtctacagcttatcataaggtactctacctcaggcgagcaatacctcgagacttctttaatattagacattgcgcaccagctgttattgacaaatagacacacacccccaccccccgtcttaccagaggtagcgtctctgttctgccgatgCATGAAAAATCCttctagctctatattgtccatatcatcgttcagccacgtcttggTGAatcataagatgttacagtttttgatgtcccgttgttaggataatcttaatcgtaggtcatcaattttattttccaatgattgcacgttagcaagaagaacagatggtagtgggagtttactcgctcgcctacggattctcagaagacTGCATTTGAGATACCACCAAGGTTCTGTTAGAACTGCAGATCATTGGAATTATTATTATGCTCACTATTGTCCACCTCCGACCCACATGACAATACAGAGACAAATTTACTGCCAACGACTAGGGCAGCTGGTACATTTTTTTAGCTGAAATTCTGGTAAAGTACTTTCTTTTACAGTGTTCAACCCCCATCTCAATAACTGATTACTTTTTCTGGTGGTTCAGTTCTCAACCACATCCATTGTGAAGTGAAAAGTATGAGAGTTGCATTGGCCAAGAATAGAAAGCCAACTTCTGTGTCATAGTCTCTGGGTTTTGTTCAGACAAAGAGAAAATAACCTTAATACAGTGGTTGAAGACTCCAAGTCAATGGTGTGATGAGTTTTACTCACTTACATGTGAGAAGTCGATTTTACCACACTGTATAGACTATAGGAGTTGTCATTTCGCAGGTTTCTATGAAAGGTGGCTATATGTCTGGAACTAAGTGTTAGGATCCTGTCTGAACATGTGTATGCCCACAACACAGAAATTGTACAGCCAACTACTGACGCCATCAAATTACAGAACCCATAGTGTGAGACTTATGTCTGATTTCTACAGAATCTTACAACTGTTGTCTTGTATTGAAGTGTATctaattgtgtgtgttgtgtgtgtgtgtgtgttgtgtgtgtgagtgtgtgtgtgtgttgtcgttgtgtgtgttgtgtgtgtgtgtgttgtgtgtgttgtgtgttgtgtgtgttgtgtgtggttgttttgtcGCAGGTTCAGCAGGCAATGTGTTGTGGACAAAGACAAGAGAACCAATGCGTACTGCAGCTTCGAAAATGTTCTCAGCAGCATgaaaggaagtgagagaagatgTTTTTTGTTTAATCATGACATAGATTTACATACTGTATGGCACCATACTACAAAGTAATTACACAATCATTGCCACATTattaattcaaaaatatatatttttaaagcataccagcacacacacgcacatatcaccacagcattttttttaaagccaagcATATATGCAGTTGACAAATCACATATTTACCACATTACATAACCATATCCAACGCCAAGGGTGAATTGGGGTGCAGCACGCCAGAGGTGGTAGTGGAGGCTTCAGGCAGGGGTAGTAGTGGGGTATAGTCTACAAGGTGCATATCCAAATCAAACaaattgttatttgtcacatgcttcaaaaCAACAGAATATAGTAAGCTAATACACAAATAAAATACACAGGTAAGCAGTACTGTCACGCCCTACCATAttgcttgttttttattttttgtttgtcagGTGTGATCTGATGGCATTCTAgttatgtctggtttgtctattctATGTGTTTGCCTGATagtggtctcaatcagagacgttTTGTGTGCTCTGATTGAACCATTATTAGGTAGCTGTTGTATGGTTTGTGGATTATTCTTATGTGGTTAGTTGCTTGGTCTCCTattatatatagcgtcacgttcgtgtTTTTGTTTGATTTAGTTTGGTTAGTTGTCTTCTTAAACAAAATGAAGAATGTATTCATTCAcgctccctgtctcctctcttccacatacgATGATCGTGACATACTGATCGATGTGTAGGGGTATCTTGAACCTAAAAGGTTCTTTGCTATCCCATAGCAGAACTCTTGAATAAAACTTTTGTCCTGTAGATCCCTCTTCACATGAACCAAAAAGTTCGCCTATGGGACAGCCCGAGAAACCCttttgaacccttttttctaagagttatGCGCCTTTACTGATGAGAAAAGCAACAAGATCAAACATGCCACTCTCTGAGCAATTGAGTTGCTGTTGCACATAGTGTGCACAGTAGACCTTATCTCCACGGCTGCCGCGATCAACCAGGAGAGAGAATTGGATTAAGGATCCATGAATGGCCCCTCACATGAATAATTAACATGGCTGAGCATGGACAAATATTTGCtctggctttttcaagagagaaaTACTTCTCTTTGCTGAGCCCTCATTCCAGAGGAATGTTACGTAAGCGAGAAACTRAAGCTGAGCTGAGCCCCCTTAGTGATGGTCAGGGAGTAAGATTCAAACATTTGCCGTATTMATTTTGCAGACCACTCAAATAGCATTTAAGAAACAGCAAAGCTATGCCAGAAAATATCAGAACATGCCATTTTGAAAATTTGTATAAGCCTTTGGTTTAATGTGTTTCAATTGTACATTAATCCGGACAACAAATTCTAACAAACCATTTTTGACAACTATCATTAATTGTACTCCTCCTATTCTCCTTGCTGAATGTCCACAGCTACTTTCAATCTATCACTTCACTTATGCTCCGTGGAGTACTAATTTGTGACATCATCACCCACGGCCATGTCTCCAAGgcagaggtctctctctctctgtctctgcagctCCAGTTTGATTAATAGGGTCCTGATTGGCTGCTGAGAGGTCAGCTGTGGTGACTGATTGCTCTCAGACTGGGGCTTGTTGTCTGACTTTGTGGAGCAGACTGAAATCAGGCTGAGGTCATCCATTTTAATGACACAGGCACAGAGGTCACTATGAGACAGTCTCCTCTGTCAGACACAATCCCAATCATCAGGCCCTGTACTGTCAGCCTCCCGTCATGCCTTCCTTTGCCTAATTACATAGTCAGGTTTAATACGTTGGCAAAATCCGAATCAAAATTAGAGATGTTACTTTTCATACAATGGGGAATTTGGAAATTGAATTTGCACTGAAATAGTCTCAATACAGATGAGTGTCAAAATTAAATGTATAACAAAAATTATTAACGCCAgatacaacaatttcaaatattttactgagttacagttcatataaggaagtagtcaattgaaataaattcattaggccctaatttatggatttcacatgcctgggTATACgtatatacatctgttggtcacagatacccccMAAAAAWTGCCTYacaatgtgcctcaggatctcgtcacggtatctctgtacattcaaattgccatcgataaaatggaaTTATGTTCGATGTCCGTACCTTATGCCTGYccataccataaccccaccgccatcatggggcactctgctcacaacgttgacatcagcaaaccgctcgcccacatgacgccatacatgttgtctgcggttgtgaggccagttggacgtactaccaaattctctaaaacaacgttggtggcttacggtagagaaattaacattaaattctctgccaacagctctggtggacattcctgcagtcagcatgccaattgcacgcttcctcaaaacttgagacgtctgtggcattgtgttgtgtgataaaactgcacattttaaagttgccttttattgtcctcagcacaaggtgcacctgtgtaatgaatcgattatgctgtttaatcagcttcttgatatgccacacctgtcaggtgaatggattatcttggcaaaggagaaacgctcactaacagggatgtaaactaatttgtggacaacatttgagagaaataagcttttgtgcgaatggaaacttcctgggatcttttatttcagctcatgaaacatgggaacaacactttacgtgttgcatttagatttttgttcagtgtaggtgtatGCTATAATTACAACATTACCCCTCCATTGAGTATACTTTGTCCAAGTGAAACAGTTCACACAAGAAATCCAGGGACTCTCCCTCCTTCCTATTCTTTTATTTCCAGCTGTGCAGAACGAGCGGGACCGCATCAGCAGCcgcagaggagagggacaggggctGGGCACTCTGTCAATCAGTGTACTGCTACAGGCAGAGGCCAGCATGCATCAGGTAAGAGATTGTCACTATAAAACCTCTCCCTATTCACAGTCACAAAGTGCTCCAGAGGCTTCCATTTCCCATCCAGCCCAGAGTAGAGCCCCTTATCTGTTTCTCAGAAACACAGCAGTGGCAGGGCTAGAGATGGAGAGGATACAGGCTGCACTTTAGACAGCCGGCCATTAAGGTCCCCTGGAGATTCTAGCTGCAGGCTGGATTCAGTTACTTCTTAGAAATGGCCAAATTGCCCAGAGAGACTCACATTTGATCACAGCAGTCCTATKTAATGGCWKKGCCTGGGCTTGGATTGTGTGCCAGCGTTCAATTGGCTTCAAATACATAATAAMAWCCAGATATCCTCTTTGYATGCGAAAGGAATGCGGCAGAAATTAATTGGATGATTGACAAATGAACCACAAAATTTGGCCAGGCTGTTTTCCATTTGGGTCAARTTTTCATGCRATGTCTCCTCAATGTGAGMTGTGTGCTGAAGGGGCTYTGATCACCATCCAACAGCATYGTTCCAGAGACAGACCCACCAACAACACACATCCAAAATCCATTTCTCATCTTACACCCTTATATTCTCTATTACCACCATTCTCTGAAGTGACCTTTCCCCCACCCAATACCCTACCTGCCTCTGCTTGCTCTGCCCTTCACGATTGTCCAAGCACCCATCATCTCACCCCTGCACTCTGCCCCATCCATCTCCTCCAACCCTCTCTTCATTCTCACATTACACCGACACCTAGGGCCAATGTGGAACCTCTCATTATTGTGTGTCACTCTCAGTTTCCAGCCCTGACCTCCCCTATGAGCTGTGACATCAACASCAAGARGATAGCWYGCGTGGGGGATGTGTGTGAGTCCATGAAGCAGCAGCTCCTCCTGCTGGTGCAGTGGGCCAAGCGCATCCCCGAGTTCTGCAGCCTCCCAGTTGACGACAGGGTATGGAACTATGGATGTTATCCTACTTAATGTGTCTGTATGAACATGTGAGCTGCACCTGTCTAAGCAGGCAGTCACATTCAGCCCAGCTGtctttgtgttgggttttggatCACTAGCTGTTGGAATACTCACGTTGCAGGGAGGGCTGTCTGTGTAATGGCtgctgtgtgttgtctctgtgctgtgtcttgtctgtgtgcagGTATCCCTGTTACGAGCCCACTCTGCTGAACACCTCATCCTAGGGGTGGCTCGACGCTCCCTGCCTTACAATGACATTATCCTTCTGGGTAAAATATATAGATCTCAGCTGAGTCTGGGATGTGCTCTCATCTTTGTTATAGAATGAAAAAATAATTTACCCAATGTTTGATACTAGTAATGTCGACAAGCTATGCTGCTTTTACCATATGTGTATATTGATAAAGGAAGCAGACTTACCTAATGTATAAAGTTATACTTACAGTTTTACTTAACTTATATTATAAGTATTTCATATGTGGATTGTGTTTGCAGGTAATTTCTTTGTGATCCCAGTGAGCGGTCCTGAGGTGGAGGTGTCCAGGGTGGCTGCCCGGATCCTGGAGGAGCTGGTCAAGCCTCTGAGAGAGCTGGACATCACCGACAGCGAGTTTGCCTGCCTTAAGACCATAGTCTTCTTCAGTCCTGGTCAGTCAGTCCTTTGGTCGCCACCAGCCACCCCCCTGCCCCTCCTCAcctcttctcacctctcctctgtcctcagacAAAGGAAGAGACTTTCGCCAGGAATCTTATTATTTCACAGTTGTTCTCTCCTGggactgtctctgctctctctgtgctctgtccTTGGCACCCTGTTGGTTTGTCTTGGCCTGGCGGTCTGGTTTCATCGTGTTCTGGGAAGAAACTATTCATATCTGGGCGAGGTCCTGGCAGGGAGAGGTGACTGGCTGCTGGACTTTACAGCCTGTTGGTCTGAGGCGGTGATTACAGCAGCAGAGCCAGGCCACCGGTCTGACAGACTGACTGGCCAAACAGGCACAGCAGTGCACAGCAGTGCACAGCAGCATCAGGCCAAGTCTGACACAGATGACTGACTACCTACAGAAATAAACACACCGAACGTGTGCTCAGCTCTGTCCTGTGTGACCCTGCCCTACTACCTTYACCTAACCTTTCTCTAATCATTTCTGTTTAGTTTATTACacataatgcatttcaattagtaATGATGTATATTGTATAATGTCCCCACAGcaatcccatctctctctattctcatAGGGCCGCAGCTTGAGGATTTGTCTCTCTTAATCTCCCATTTGTCTCAGGGCTGTGTTATAGGAATTGTTTATCTCAAAGTGGCTTCACTCTGTCTCTCAGTATaagcatactgtacatgtatgtgtcTCTCATGTACTCTATGTAAAGATGGCGCCGTACTGTATGGCTGCCATCTTACGTGCTCtgacccaactttgctattttgtgattattttggCGTTTATCATTGTCCTATGATCGACGgaatcttttggacatcagatcGGTAGTTAATAACCTTWattccgacttcaacttcgaCTTCGATTCATTTGTGTACCTACAACTGTTATCGTGACTGCTgaatacactaagtgtacaaaacattaagaacaccttcctgcTATTGAGTTGCACTGctggaagtggatttaataagtgacatcaataggggatcataggttccacctggattcacctggtcagtctatgtcatggaaagagcaggtgttcttaatgttttgtacactctgggTATATTCCACYtcaggacaacaacaacatcaagctGTCACTTGACGAATTGTACAAGATTATAAACAAGCAAGAAACAATGCACCCGGATGCTGCTTTTCTTGTTGCCAGTGAATTTAATTCCGCATCACTAAGACAGGTGATGCTCAACttctatcaacacatctccttcgccaCTAGGGGCGTTAAAGTCCCAGACCACTGTTACTCAACCCGCCAAGCAGACTCTCAACACATGGGCCCCCCAGCGGTGTGTGCTTATACTCCCTGTTCTCCCATgattgcgtggccacgcacgactccagctccatcatcaagtttgtccgatgacacgacggtggtaggcctgatcaccaacagccatgagacggcctacagggaggaggtcagagtcattaaaacttgtttttcaaccactccacaaatttatgttaacaaactatagttttggcaagtcggttaggacatctacttcgtgcatgacacaagtaatttttccaacaattgtttacagacagattatttcacttataattcactgtatcacaattccagtgggtcagaagtttacatacagtaagttgactgtgcctttaaacagcttggaaaattccagaaaattatgtcatggctttagaagcttctgattgacataatttgagtcaattggaggtgtagctgtggatatatttcaaggcctaccttcaaaactcattGCCTtctgctgacatcatgggaaaaaatcaaaagaagttcagccaagacctcagaaaaaaattgtagacctccacagtctggttccatccttgggagtaattttcAATGCCTGAGGTACCGCGTTATCGTGTACGAACAATACAcggcaagtataacaccatgggaccacgcagccgtataCCGCTTcaaggaaggagacacgttctgtctcctgaaGAGATGAATCGTACTTTGGTTGCGAACGTTGCAAATCCAATCCAgaagcaacagcaaaggacgcttgtgaaagatgctggagggaaaccGGTACAATAAAGTTATCTATATCGACAGTAAAacaatcctatatcgacataaccttgataggccgctcagcaaggaagagccactgctcaaaaccgccataaaaaagccagactacggttttgagcaactgcacatgcggacaaaGACCGTATCTTTTCGGATGAATGTCCTACTGGTCtgactgaaacaaaaatagaactgtttggccataatgaccgttcATTGATGTCAAAGcagaagaggcactgagtttaagggTATACTCCTgatgaatacatccacaggtacacctatcaATTGACTTCAAATGATGGTTCAATTAGCATATtcagaacttctaaagccatgacattttatAAATTTTACTGTAatttccaaagctgtttaaaggcagctCAAGGTACTGTAAACTTCTACCCACTGGGAATtttggtacagtgaattataagtgaaatatctgttctgtaaacaattgttggaaaaaattactgcGTCATGCACAAATAGATGTTCCTAAGCCGAAAACTGTagttttaacaagaaatatgtggagtaggtttgaaaaactagtttaatgaccccaaacctaagtgtattttAAACTTCGCGACTTAAACCTATTTTGCTTTGTCACTGATGGGTAGTTGTGtatagtctctcctctctctcctctctctctctctctctctctctctctctcctctctctctctctctctctctctctctctctctctctctctctctctctctctctctctctctctctctctctctctctcgtccctctctctctctgtctctctgtctctctccccctgtctctcagaCTGCCCAGGGCTGGAGGCCCCTCAGACAGTGCGGCGGCTGCGTTTCCAGGCCCAGGTGCTGCTGGACGAGGCCACCTGTGAGCAGCGGGGGCGTTTTGGGGAGCTGCTGCTGATGCTGCCCCCCCTGCAGAGTGTGGCCTGGCAGATGGTGGAGACCCTGCAGCTGGCCAGGCTCCTGGGGGAGCCCAGCGTGGACAGCCTGCTGCAGGAGATGCTGCTGGGGGAGGGGGACACTGGGGGCCAGAGACAACGCACAGGGCACGGTACGCTCCAGAGGAGCGATACTTACAGTAAAAACCCTCAAACTGAATACCACTAACTTTCACTGGGTTGCCTTACAGATCAACAACAGAGGTCAATAACAATTAAAACCTAAAATAGGTCAACTTTCAATTCCCACAATCTGATTCTGTCCACTGTGCATTGTGTCTTCACTTATGTTGTTATCATACTGTTTCATGGTGAACTCTCATTACTGACTTGAGAATATTCTTAATGAGGGTAACCTTTGAGCTGTTATGGTAACTGGatcagtgtagtagtgtagtagtatacaGCTATTCTCTTCTCTGGTCCTCCTCAGGTTCTAACTCAAATGTAATGGCGTTCCCCCAACCCCAGGATCACACCCTGTCTCAGGACCTACTAGGAGGCCATGTCGGGTT
This portion of the Salvelinus sp. IW2-2015 linkage group LG15, ASM291031v2, whole genome shotgun sequence genome encodes:
- the LOC111974432 gene encoding hepatocyte nuclear factor 4-beta produces the protein MCMPTTQKLFSRQCVVDKDKRTNAYCSFENVLSSMKGTVQNERDRISSRRGEGQGLGTLSISVLLQAEASMHQFPALTSPMSCDINXKXIAXVGDVCESMKQQLLLLVQWAKRIPEFCSLPVDDRVSLLRAHSAEHLILGVARRSLPYNDIILLGNFFVIPVSGPEVEVSRVAARILEELVKPLRELDITDSEFACLKTIVFFSPDCPGLEAPQTVRRLRFQAQVLLDEATCEQRGRFGELLLMLPPLQSVAWQMVETLQLARLLGEPSVDSLLQEMLLGEGDTGGQRQRTGHGSNSNVMAFPQPQDHTLSQDLLGGHVGLPSNFTSVILPVPTSLSVVPLVPTQTGTEVYRHGEGADMPIESAHSMPIESAHSMPMESAHSMPMAPVHSMPMAPVHSMPMAPVHSMPMAPGEPAWPYRGHMAQTAPLVSGPLTQASFHRNLGPLTSLVVRLSPYSSELT